Genomic window (Gelria sp. Kuro-4):
CCAGGTAGTACAGCACACCGGCACCGATGAGCGTTGTGACGTTGGAATCGACGACCGTGGTCATGGCCCGCGTGAAACCGGCTTCCAGAGCGGAACGGATGGTCTTACCGTTGCGGAGCTCTTCCTTGATCCGTTCGAAGATGATCACGTTGGCATCAACGGCCATGCCGATCGAGAGGATGAAGCCGGCGATGCCCGGTAAGGTCAAGGTGGCGTGCAGAGCCCCGAGGGCCCCCAGCACCAGAAGCACGTAGACCGCCAGGGCGAAGTCAGCCACCAGACCAAAGAGGCGGTAGAAGAGGATCATGAAGAGCAGGACGGCGGCCACGCCGATGGCAAAGGCCCGGATGCTTTTCTGGATGGAATCCTGGCCCAGCCAGGGTCCCACGGTACGGTTCTCAACCACCTCCACCTTAACCGGCAGGGCACCGGAACGCAGGGCAATGGCATACTGCTGCGCCAGCTCCGCCGAAGGGATGCCTTCAATGACGGCCTTGCCGGTGGTAATGACGTCTTTCACCGTCGGCGCCGTCACCACTTTTTTATCGAGTAGAATTACCAGGGGCTTACCCACGTTGGCCCGGGTGGCTGCGGCAAATTTCTGAGCCCCTTCGCTGCTGAACTCGAGCTCCACGATGGGTTTGTTCTGGTTGTCGTAAACAAAACGAGCGTTCTTGAGGTCTTTGCCGGTGAGCCACACCTTACCAGATTGGTCCGCGAATTCCAGGTAAGCCGTCATCTTGATGATGTTGATGGCCTCTTCCGAGTTCTTCAGGCCGGGAAGTTCCACAATGATCCGCCGCGAACCCTCGGGCTGGATGATCGGCTCCGTCACACCGAACTGGTTGATGCGGTCTCCAATGATGTTCATAACTCCCTGCCGCGCCTGCTCATCCACTTTGGCCTCGGGCGTGTCCACCAGGTTCAGCACCAGGTGAGTCCCGCCCTGCAGGTCCAGGCCGAGGCGAATGGCCTTCTCAAGGGGCTTGACCGACAAAAAGGCAATGAGCGCCACAAGGAGAACAATGA
Coding sequences:
- the secD gene encoding protein translocase subunit SecD; this encodes MRWGNVAKIIVIVLLVALIAFLSVKPLEKAIRLGLDLQGGTHLVLNLVDTPEAKVDEQARQGVMNIIGDRINQFGVTEPIIQPEGSRRIIVELPGLKNSEEAINIIKMTAYLEFADQSGKVWLTGKDLKNARFVYDNQNKPIVELEFSSEGAQKFAAATRANVGKPLVILLDKKVVTAPTVKDVITTGKAVIEGIPSAELAQQYAIALRSGALPVKVEVVENRTVGPWLGQDSIQKSIRAFAIGVAAVLLFMILFYRLFGLVADFALAVYVLLVLGALGALHATLTLPGIAGFILSIGMAVDANVIIFERIKEELRNGKTIRSALEAGFTRAMTTVVDSNVTTLIGAGVLYYLGTGPIRGFAVTLSLGIVASMITAVIVTRYMLRLVVGTGLPMDVRAVGGRM